From Mobula hypostoma chromosome 8, sMobHyp1.1, whole genome shotgun sequence, the proteins below share one genomic window:
- the LOC134350187 gene encoding endonuclease domain-containing 1 protein-like: MLAAVLLLSVLWVTHAPGTARAKVVQDFGECDWFFQNKMPPQGFSSRSRVRICQKFKNHYHYATLYRTDLRIPVYSAYRYPCSLGEGEAYRPSTWFREPQIDDQNAESDMKSSTKTSSAKQATDEDYRDSGYDRGHLNPFALNDKDSATATCTLTNAVPKEHRANVKWYQEAESVVEKLAQVCHKSRRTMYLLTGASNLTKIKIKDRVSVPKTVWTALCCTSSPDQNNDPCLSGHVPSEGPEVLVYDRDFSFAFMKTMMPEQVTKHLTLRELQKKLRVDALFHSCRGTTESDEDQTVKEVEGLIMNKIINPINNTGSALPRPFGFEAATGIVQFIRSSLLAPSRTAIQAALSGFLEATKPMAPVLHGVGTVVGILLINAFGVLINNP, from the exons ATGTTGGCGGCCGTCCTCCTCTTGTCCGTGCTCTGGGTGACCCACGCTCCCGGGACAGCGCGGGCCAAAGTGGTCCAGGATTTCGGGGAGTGTGACTGGTTCTTCCAGAACAAGATGCCGCCGCAGGGATTCAGCAGCCGAAGCCGGGTCAGGATCTGTCAGAAGTTCAAGAACCACTACCACTACGCTACGCTGTACCGGACCGACCTGCGGATCCCGGTGTACTCCGCCTACCGCTATCCTTGCTCTCTCGGCGAGGGCGAAGCGTACAGACCCAGCACATGGTTTCGGGAACCGCAG ATTGACGACCAAAATGCCGAAAGTGACATGAAGAGCAGCACAAAGACCTCCAGCGCCAAGCAGGCGACAGATGAAGATTACCGTGACTCTGGCTATGACCGGGGGCATCTCAATCCCTTCGCGCTGAATGACAAAGACAGCGCCACAGCCACCTGTACCCTGACTAACGCGGTGCCTAAGGAACACAGAGCCAACGTCAAGTGGTACCAGGAGGCGGAATCAGTGGTCGAAAAGCTGGCGCAGGTATGTCACAAGTCGCGGCGCACGATGTACCTGCTGACTGGCGCTTCCAACCTGACCAAGATCAAGATCAAAGACAGGGTCTCGGTGCCCAAAACAGTGTGGACAGCTCTctgctgcacctcctccccgGATCAAAATAACGACCCCTGCCTCAGTGGCCACGTGCCCTCAGAGGGGCCGGAGGTGCTGGTGTACGACAGGGACTTCTCCTTCGCGTTCATGAAGACGATGATGCCAGAACAAGTCACAAAACACCTGACGTTGAGGGAACTGCAGAAGAAACTGCGGGTGGATGCACTGTTCCACAGCTGCAGAGGGACAACAGAGAGCGATGAAGACCAAACCGTCAAGGAGGTTGAGGGACTGATTATGAACAAGATCATCAACCCCATCAACAACACGGGCAGTGCCCTGCCCCGACCATTCGGCTTTGAAGCGGCCACAGGAATTGTCCAATTCATCCGCTCTAGTCTACTGGCTCCCAGTCGAACTGCGATCCAGGCTGCATTGTCCGGCTTCCTGGAGGCCACCAAGCCCATGGCTCCAGTACTGCATGGCGTTGGCACAGTGGTTGGGATTCTCCTCATCAACGCCTTTGGAGTTCTCATCAATAACCCCTGA